The following proteins are co-located in the Castanea sativa cultivar Marrone di Chiusa Pesio chromosome 8, ASM4071231v1 genome:
- the LOC142608239 gene encoding zinc finger protein CONSTANS-LIKE 7, whose product MGYNSFLRSPKKEEQEVPDTVLSKTTDIEDANFEDEELDVMNGLEGFLGFEDDEQLPQDIKKYDQLDWDFMDWDEFPKREGEEEEEQKVFENTKQCFFEEEEESYYGSKVTKRENVGFWDDDEKSSSLNLNLNYEEVLDAWSNRGSLWANNCSPSLASNGYYMGEVPVMEEERAKREASVLRYKEKRQTRLFSKKIRYQVRKLNADKRPRLKGRFVKRAS is encoded by the exons ATGGGGTACAATTCATTCCTAAGAAGcccaaagaaagaagaacaagagGTGCCAGACACCGTTCTTAGCAAAACCACCGACATAGAAGATGCTaattttgaagatgaagaactCGATGTCATGAATGGCTTGGAGGGCTTTTTGGGTTTCGAAGATGATGAACAATTACCACAGGACATCAAGAAGTATGATCAACTCGATTGGGATTTCATGGATTGGGACGAATTCCcaaagagagaaggagaagaagaagaagagcagaAAGTGTTTGAGAACACAAAACAATGcttttttgaagaagaagaagaaagctactATGGCAGCAAGGttacaaagagagaaaatgttGGGTTTTGGGATGATGATGAGAAGAGTTCATCATTGAATTTGAACTTGAATTATGAGGAAGTCTTGGATGCATGGTCCAACAGGGGGTCTCTTTGGGCCAATAATTGTTCTCCTTCCTTGGCGAGCAATGGCTACTAT ATGGGAGAGGTGCCTGTGATggaagaagagagagcaaaaaGGGAAGCAAGTGTTTTAAGGTACAAAGAGAAGCGCCAGACTAGATTGTTCTCCAAGAAGATAAGATACCAAGTTCGCAAACTCAATGCAGATAAAAGACCTAGACTGAAG GGTCGATTTGTGAAGAGGGCCTCTTGA